Part of the Litorilinea aerophila genome is shown below.
GGTCCCCTCTTCCTGCAGATCGGCTTCCCCGGCCCCCACCCACCCTACGACCCCATCCCCCGCTACGCGGAGCCGTACCTGGACCGGGAGCTGCCCCTGCCCCAGGTCACCCAGGAGGAGCTGGCCCAACAGCCGCCCCCCTTCCTGGCCATGCGCCAACACAACGCCGAGGTCGACCACGACTCGGTAGTCCATCTGCTCAACCCCACCCGGGAACAGCTCCACCGCCAGCGGGCCTACTACCTGGCCAACGTCACCATGATCGACGAGAAGATCGGCCAGATCCTCCAAACCCTGGACCAGCAAGGCTACCTGGAGGATGCGGTGGTCATCTTCACCTCCGACCACGGCGACGCCCTGGGCGACCACGGCCACAGCCAGAAGTGGACCATGTACGACGTCATCACCCGCATGCCCCTCATCGTCTGGGCGCCGGGCCGCTTCGCCGGCGGACGCCAGCTGGACGGCCTCTGTCAGCTCATGGACATCGGCCCCACTATCCTGGAGCTGGCCGGCATCACCCCGCCCGCTTCCTTCGAGGCGCAATCCCTGCTGCCCGCGCTCCGGGGAGAAGCCTGGGAAGGGCGTCCCTACGTCTTCGCCGAACACTGCCGGGACGGCATCCTCCAGGAGACCGACTACATGACCATGGTGCGCAGTCGGGAGTGGAAGCTGGTCCACTTCCTGGACGAGCCCTTCGGCCAGCTCTTCAACCTGCAGGAAGATCCGGGCGAGGTGCACAACCTGTGGGACGACCCGGCCGCGGCCGCCAAAAAACAAGAACTGCTGGACGTCCTGCGGGAGTGGCGGATCCGCAGCCAATATCACACCCGAGACTGGTCCCGGGACTGGCGCTGAGAAGAAGCCATCCATGACCGCCAAGACACCCGGCTCGCCTCCTGGCAAAGGCAAAGCCATCTCCCTGGCCACCCTGATCCTGGCCCTGGCCATCTACCTGCTCCTGCAGGCCAACCCTGGGCTGGTTCCGGTGGTCAACGAGCTGCTGCAGACGGCAGCGCCCGCCGATTCTGCCACCCTGGCGGCCCCGGCGGAAACACCCCCGGCCGAGGTCGGACAGGCGCCGTCCGCCGGCACGTCTACCCCCGCGCCCCAACAGGAGGCTGTCCCCCGGCCTCCTGCCACCGAAATCCCGGCCACGCCCTCCCCCCTGGCCACCACGCCCAAGCAGTCGCCGCCGGACGACGGCCTGCCCACCATCGCCTTCGACCAGCTGCCCCAAGAGGCCCAGGAGACCATCGCCCTCATCGACCAGGGCGGGCCCTTCCCCTTCAGCAAGGATGGCAGCATCTTCCAGAACCGGGAACGGCTGTTGCCCTTGCGGCCCCGGGGCTACTATCGGGAATACACCGTCATCACGCCAGGCGAGCCGGATCGGGGCGCACGGCGCATTGTGGCCGGCGCAGGTGGGGAGCTCTACTACACCGATGACCACTACGCCAGCTTCAAACGGGTAATCCGCTGATGCCATCCCTGGATGCCCTCCTGACTCAAGAGAATCCATCAGGCCTCTACCGCCTGGACTGGACGGGCGACCCGGCAGCCCTGGCGGAGACTGTGGCCGCCCGGGGCTGGCGCGTCTTCTTCCTGGATGGCCGCCGGGCCGTCGACAAGCCATCCTTCCTGCGCCTGGCCGCCGAAGCCATGGCCTTTCCGGGCTACTTCGGTTGGAACTGGGACGCGTTCGAGGAGTGCCTCACCGATCTGGCCTGGGTCCCCGCGGCCGGCTACCTCATCCTCTACGAGGACCCGGTGACCCTGGCCGCCCATGCGCCGGAGGTGTGGGCCACGGCCTATGCCATCTTGGCCGACGCCGTCGAAACCTGGCGGCAGACAGCCACCCCCATGGTCATCCTCCTGCGGGGTGGCGACCATCTCCTGGCCCACCTGCCGGCGGTGACGGTGACTCCCGGCGAGGAACAAGTCTGAGCATTTTGTGGAGGTTATACCCATTGATTCGCGTCATTGCCCTGGATCTGGACGATACCCTGCTGCGGAGTGACAAGACCGTCAGTCCGGAGAGCCTGGCCCTGCTGCGGCGATGGCGGGCCCAGGGCCATCACCTGGTTATCGCCACCGGCCGCCCACCCCGCACCGTGGCCGAAGTGCTCCCCCGGGAACTGTTCGACGTGCCCTGGGTCTGCTACAACGGCGCGGCCATCCAGATAGACGGCCGGACCATCTTCCAGGATCTCATCCCTCCGGAGGACACCCGGACCATCGTGGAGATGATCCAGGCCCGGCTGCCCGATTGCATCGTGGGGCTGGAGGTGGACAACATCCTCTACTTGAATCGGGCCATCCAGCGCACGTCTCCCTACCAGGTGGCCGACCTGCGGCGGATCTGCCACCAGCCCGCGGCCAAAATTCTCTTCTTTCAGGACGCCCAATTTCAGGAGATCATGGCCGACCTGCGTCCCCTGCTCCAGGCCCTGCCGGCCAGTACCCGGGCCCTCCTGTCGGAAAAGTACAACCTGGTGCAGATCCTTTCCCACAGTGCGGATAAGGCCCGGGCCCTGGAGATGGTGGTGCAACAGTGGGGGTTGGGGCTGGAGCATGTGATGGCTTTCGGCGACGACGTCAACGATGTGGAGATGGTGCGCCGGGCAGGCCTGGGTGTGGCCGTGGCCAATGCGGTGGCCGAGGTGAAGGCCGTGGCCGATCACATCACCGCCAGCAACGACGAGGATGGCGTCGCCCAGGCCCTGGAGGCGCTCCTCGCCGGGCAGCTGGAGTCGGGCGTTGGGTAAGCCGACCCTTCCCCGGGCCATGATATAATGGCTTGACCCGCCCACCACGTAGGTCACGCATCCCTGCGTGACTTGGGCACACGAACCGGCACGCCCGACTGTCCGGCCAGGAGACCGGACCGACGGGTCCATGGATCGTCATCGCCAGGGCTGCGTAGGTCACGCTTCCCTGCGTGACAGGGGCACACGAACCGGCACGCCCGGCTGTCCGGCCAAGAGACCGGACCTGCGGAGCAAGATGCATGAAGCGTGAATCCAAGCCAAAGGATGTCGTATGAGCCAGATTGATGTCATCGTA
Proteins encoded:
- a CDS encoding sulfatase family protein; translated protein: MSQPRPHIILIITDQQRFDTIRALGFPYMDTPNLDRLVQEGVTFTQCHITAPSCAPSRASLFTGYYPHTTGILKNGDRWTRSWVELLAESGYYCVNVGKMHTSPFETPLGFHERYVVENKDRYLEGRYYFDEWDKGLRARGLVKQQRELYRQRPDYRERLGAFEWELPEDTHSDFFVGDMATWWLKTKPKPDGPLFLQIGFPGPHPPYDPIPRYAEPYLDRELPLPQVTQEELAQQPPPFLAMRQHNAEVDHDSVVHLLNPTREQLHRQRAYYLANVTMIDEKIGQILQTLDQQGYLEDAVVIFTSDHGDALGDHGHSQKWTMYDVITRMPLIVWAPGRFAGGRQLDGLCQLMDIGPTILELAGITPPASFEAQSLLPALRGEAWEGRPYVFAEHCRDGILQETDYMTMVRSREWKLVHFLDEPFGQLFNLQEDPGEVHNLWDDPAAAAKKQELLDVLREWRIRSQYHTRDWSRDWR
- a CDS encoding ribonuclease domain-containing protein; this translates as MTAKTPGSPPGKGKAISLATLILALAIYLLLQANPGLVPVVNELLQTAAPADSATLAAPAETPPAEVGQAPSAGTSTPAPQQEAVPRPPATEIPATPSPLATTPKQSPPDDGLPTIAFDQLPQEAQETIALIDQGGPFPFSKDGSIFQNRERLLPLRPRGYYREYTVITPGEPDRGARRIVAGAGGELYYTDDHYASFKRVIR
- a CDS encoding barstar family protein, which encodes MPSLDALLTQENPSGLYRLDWTGDPAALAETVAARGWRVFFLDGRRAVDKPSFLRLAAEAMAFPGYFGWNWDAFEECLTDLAWVPAAGYLILYEDPVTLAAHAPEVWATAYAILADAVETWRQTATPMVILLRGGDHLLAHLPAVTVTPGEEQV
- a CDS encoding HAD family hydrolase yields the protein MIRVIALDLDDTLLRSDKTVSPESLALLRRWRAQGHHLVIATGRPPRTVAEVLPRELFDVPWVCYNGAAIQIDGRTIFQDLIPPEDTRTIVEMIQARLPDCIVGLEVDNILYLNRAIQRTSPYQVADLRRICHQPAAKILFFQDAQFQEIMADLRPLLQALPASTRALLSEKYNLVQILSHSADKARALEMVVQQWGLGLEHVMAFGDDVNDVEMVRRAGLGVAVANAVAEVKAVADHITASNDEDGVAQALEALLAGQLESGVG